A section of the Cololabis saira isolate AMF1-May2022 chromosome 6, fColSai1.1, whole genome shotgun sequence genome encodes:
- the nabp1a gene encoding SOSS complex subunit B2 isoform X1 produces MAAPTNEALFLLKDVKPGSKNLNIVFIVLEIGRVTKTKDGHEVRSCKVADKSGSIAISVWDELGSLIQPGDIIKLTRGYASIWKGCLTLYTGRGGDLQKIGEFCMVYSEVPNFSEPNQDLVTQPNQQNKSGKPDQNPRGNSPPNQNSGTPAPPGNGAMPPFANNPPPGAARDSTFGSVGRPNGRSPGNGAPPVNAAGPLTTTKSSVTISNGRDPRRAKR; encoded by the exons ATGGCAGCCCCCACAAACGAGGCCTTGTTTTTGCTAAAGGACGTGAAGCCTGGCtcgaaaaatttgaatattgtgttcATCGTGTTGGAGATCG GACGCGTGACTAAAACGAAAGATGGCCATGAGGTGCGCTCATGCAAAGTGGCAGACAAGAGCGGGAGCATTGCCATCTCAGTTTGGGACGAACTTGGCAGTCTTATTCAGCCAGGAGACATCATCAAGCTGACCAGAGG TTATGCATCTATATGGAAAGGCTGCCTGACACTATATACTGGAAGAGGGGGAGATCTTCAGAAGATTGGAGA GTTTTGCATGGTGTATTCAGAAGTGCCCAACTTCAGTGAACCAAACCAAGACCTGGTCACCCAACCTAACCAGCAAAACAAGTCT GGAAAACCGGACCAGAACCCGAGGGGAAACTCGCCGCCTAATCAGAATTCAGGTACACCTGCCCCACCAG GTAACGGTGCCATGCCGCCATTTGCAAACAACCCACCACCTGGTGCAGCCCGTGACTCAACCTTTGGGAGTGTCGGGCGACCCAACGGCCGGTCACCAGGCAATGGTGCGCCTCCAGTTAATGCTGCTGGACCTCTGACGACCACAAAGTCCTCAGTTACTATTAGCAACGGCAGGGACCCACGACGTGCCAAAAGATGA
- the nabp1a gene encoding SOSS complex subunit B2 isoform X2, whose translation MAAPTNEALFLLKDVKPGSKNLNIVFIVLEIGRVTKTKDGHEVRSCKVADKSGSIAISVWDELGSLIQPGDIIKLTRGYASIWKGCLTLYTGRGGDLQKIGEFCMVYSEVPNFSEPNQDLVTQPNQQNKSGKPDQNPRGNSPPNQNSGNGAMPPFANNPPPGAARDSTFGSVGRPNGRSPGNGAPPVNAAGPLTTTKSSVTISNGRDPRRAKR comes from the exons ATGGCAGCCCCCACAAACGAGGCCTTGTTTTTGCTAAAGGACGTGAAGCCTGGCtcgaaaaatttgaatattgtgttcATCGTGTTGGAGATCG GACGCGTGACTAAAACGAAAGATGGCCATGAGGTGCGCTCATGCAAAGTGGCAGACAAGAGCGGGAGCATTGCCATCTCAGTTTGGGACGAACTTGGCAGTCTTATTCAGCCAGGAGACATCATCAAGCTGACCAGAGG TTATGCATCTATATGGAAAGGCTGCCTGACACTATATACTGGAAGAGGGGGAGATCTTCAGAAGATTGGAGA GTTTTGCATGGTGTATTCAGAAGTGCCCAACTTCAGTGAACCAAACCAAGACCTGGTCACCCAACCTAACCAGCAAAACAAGTCT GGAAAACCGGACCAGAACCCGAGGGGAAACTCGCCGCCTAATCAGAATTCAG GTAACGGTGCCATGCCGCCATTTGCAAACAACCCACCACCTGGTGCAGCCCGTGACTCAACCTTTGGGAGTGTCGGGCGACCCAACGGCCGGTCACCAGGCAATGGTGCGCCTCCAGTTAATGCTGCTGGACCTCTGACGACCACAAAGTCCTCAGTTACTATTAGCAACGGCAGGGACCCACGACGTGCCAAAAGATGA
- the LOC133446496 gene encoding C-X-C chemokine receptor type 2-like, with protein sequence MTDPNKSSFILVDDFSSVYEELNFTWYNYTEFLPDPATHPCTLSIPDAVMITVSIFYILIFLLAIPGNLLVGTVIGLSRHTLPPSDLYLLHLVAADLMLAFTLPFWATSVTIGWIFGDAMCKIISVLQELSFYSSILFLTCISMDRYMVIVRAMEARKANRQLVSWLVCAAVWTVGVLLSLPRFFSSSSSSSSTKYNNTQMGCSEQYDPSSADEWRLATRILRHTLGFLIPLSIMLPCYGITIRRLLHLRGGFQRQRAMRVIVFVVVAFLLCWTPYHVAVMADTFFRAKIVPYQCPERMAVDQAMFATQSLGLLHSCINPVLYAFVGEKFRRRLLQILVKMGIWEKTSTSRSSRSSFSSEITSTFI encoded by the exons ATGACTG ATCCAAACAAATCTTCATTTATTCTTGTGGATGACTTCAGTTCTGTTTATGAGGAGCTCAACTTTACGTGGTATAACTACACAGAGTTTTTACCAGACCCGGCCACACACCCCTGCACCCTCAGCATCCCAGATGCTGTGATGATAACTGTCAGTATATTTTACATTCTCATCTTCCTGTTGGCCATTCCCGGAAATCTGTTAGTGGGGACGGTGATTGGCCTGAGCAGGCATACCCTGCCTCCCTCggacctctacctccttcaccTGGTGGCTGCAGACCTCATGTTGGCATTCACCCTCCCATTCTGGGCCACTTCTGTTACGATTGGCTGGATCTTTGGAGATGCCATGTGCAAAATCATCAGTGTCCTCCAGGAGCTGAGCTTCTACTCAAGCATCCTCTTCCTGACCTGTATCAGTATGGATCGCTACATGGTGATTGTCCGGGCGATGGAGGCCCGCAAGGCTAATCGACAGCTGGTCAGCTGGTTGGTGTGTGCTGCTGTCTGGACTGTTGGAGTACTTCTGTCCTTGCCCAGGTTCTTcagctcttcttcctcttcttcttctaccAAATACAACAATACTCAGATGGGGTGTTCTGAGCAGTACGATCCCAGCAGTGCTGACGAGTGGCGGCTGGCCACCAGAATCCTCCGCCACACTCTGGGCTTTCTCATCCCTTTGTCCATCATGCTGCCATGTTACGGAATAACCATCCGGCGCCTCCTCCACCTCCGTGGGGGGTTTCAGCGGCAACGAGCGATGAGAGTGattgtgtttgtggttgtggcGTTCCTGCTCTGCTGGACGCCATACCACGTTGCAGTGATGGCAGACACATTTTTCAGGGCTAAAATCGTTCCCTACCAGTGCCCAGAGAGGATGGCAGTGGACCAGGCCATGTTTGCAACCCAGAGTTTGGGGCTGCTTCACAGCTGCATAAACCCAGTACTATACGCGTTTGTGGGTGAGAAATTCAGGAGGAGGCTGCTCCAAATATTGGTTAAGATGGGTATCTGGGAGAAAACATCCACTTCAAGAAGCAGCAGGTCTTCATTTTCATCAGAAATCACATCCACATTCATCTGA